In a genomic window of Vairimorpha necatrix chromosome 12, complete sequence:
- a CDS encoding ATP-dependent RNA helicase, with amino-acid sequence MSDDELIEYREDLQNFKKTQPKIKSSAQFKDFLLRDELMESIKDAAFEHPSEVQQMAIPKAILGQDILCQAKSGTGKTAVFVLSTLQQLKVVDKETVILVIVHTKEMAEQVKMEYLRFGKKMENVTVGAVYGGNDIEEDIKLLSSSSPSVLVGTPGRLAEIVRRRALNLKHVKYFVMDECDKVIGDLEMRNDTQEIFVNTPRNKQTLMFTATLNEYTTVECKRFLDNPFIVKVDDESKLTLYGLKQSYLEVDQKEKLNRLADLLNSTTYNQAIIFTASKIMPVKICDFLKNKGLVVMDLHAGLKSTERKERLVKFKKYEYRIMVTTDLMSRGIDVQDVNFVINYDMPDSPETYLHRVGRAGRFETEGQAVSFICSEEDSIKLNEIQSRFEISISKIE; translated from the coding sequence ATGAGTGACGACGAATTGATCGAATATCGTGAAGAtctacaaaattttaagaaaactCAACCTAAAATCAAGTCATCAGCCCAAttcaaagattttttactacGTGACGAACTCATGGAATCTATAAAAGATGCCGCCTTTGAACACCCCAGTGAAGTCCAACAAATGGCCATACCAAAAGCAATTCTAGGCCAGGACATTTTATGTCAAGCAAAAAGTGGTACTGGTAAAACAGCCGTCTTTGTTTTGTCAACTTTACAACAACTAAAAGTTGTAGACAAAGAAACTGTCATTTTAGTAATTGTCCATACTAAAGAAATGGCAGAACAAGTCAAGATGGAATATTTAAGATTTGGTAAGAAAATGGAAAATGTCACTGTAGGAGCAGTTTATGGCGGGAATGATATCGAAGAAGATATCAAATTATTAAGCTCGTCTTCTCCTTCTGTACTAGTTGGTACTCCAGGGAGACTGGCAGAAATTGTAAGACGCCGTgctttgaatttaaaacatgtcaaatatttcGTAATGGACGAATGTGACAAAGTAATAGGAGATCTTGAAATGAGAAATGATACACAAGAAATATTTGTCAATACTCCGAGGAATAAACAGACACTAATGTTTACTGCCACTTTGAACGAATATACTACTGTAGAATGTAAAAGATTCCTTGATAATCCATTTATCGTCAAAGTCGACGACGAGTCAAAATTAACTCTTTACGGGTTAAAACAGTCTTATTTGGAAGTAGACCAGAAGGAAAAACTTAACAGACTCGCCGACTTACTAAATTCCACTACATACAATCAGGCAATCATTTTTACTGCTAGTAAAATTATGCCTGTTAAAATATGcgattttttgaaaaataaaggaCTAGTCGTCATGGACTTGCACGCAGGACTAAAATCTACAGAAAGAAAAGAGAGACTTGttaaatttaagaaatatgaATATAGAATTATGGTCACTACTGACTTAATGTCTAGGGGGATTGATGTACAAGATGTGAATTTTGTGATAAATTATGATATGCCAGATTCGCCTGAAACTTATCTACATAGAGTCGGACGAGCTGGGAGATTTGAGACTGAAGGGCAAGCTGTGTCATTTATTTGTAGTGAGGAAGATAGTATAAAACTTAATGAGATACAAAGCAGATTTGAAATATCAATAAgtaaaattgaataa